GCCAAGATGGCCAAGACCATCGTCGTGGAAGTAACTCGGCAGAGAGCGCATCCGCTGTACCGCCGCGTAGTTTCCCGTTCCAAGAAATTCTATGCTCACGACGAGAACAATACGGCGCACGTTGGTGACTTCGTGAAGATCGAAGAGACCCGTCCGTTGTCGCGCCTGAAGCGGTGGCGTCTCAAGGAGATTGTCAAGAAGACGGCGCTGGTAGGCGAAGCGAAGACTGAGGCGCCCGAGCAGGCCAGCTAAGGACGACGCAGTAGTCAGTCGTCATGCACGGTTGTGATGGCATGGGCGCTGGCAGCCGGACCGATCGCCTGAATGGCGGCGGGTTTCCCGAGGAGAATAGTTATGGCAGTGATGATGAGATCGATTCTCGAGGTGGCCGACAACAGCGGCGCGCGCAGGCTGCAGATGATTCTGCCGCTGGGCGGCTCGACCGGCCTGAGCGCCGGCCTTGGCGACGTGATTACGGCGGCCGTGAAGGAAGCGTCCCCGGATGGCACGGCCAAAAAGGGTACGGTAGTAAAGTGCGTGATCGTGCGCACGCGCAAGGAGCACCGGCGTAAGGACGGCACCTACATCCGCTTCGATCAGAATGCGGCCGTGCTGATCAACGATGCAGGCGAGCCTGTAGGTACCCGCGTGTTCGGTCCGGTTGCTCGCGAATTGCGTGAGAAGCGCTTCTTGAAGATAGTTTCGCTCGCACCGGAAGTCCTGTAAGGGACTACTGAGACGAGCGGTGGCGCCTTGCGCTGCCGTGTCCCGTAGGGCGGGCGACAGAAGGTACAAAGAGGATAGCAATGCATAGCAGAGTGGATATCCGCCGTAACGACACCGTCAAGGTGATTGCCGGCCGCGACAAGGGCAAGGAAGGCCGCGTTCTGCGCGTGTTCCCGGCCAAGAATAAGGTGCTGGTCGAGCACGTCATGATCGTGAAGAAAAACGTGCGTCCGAACCCGCAGAAGCAGATCAAGGGTGGCATCGCCGAGCAGGAGAGCCCGGTCTCGATCTCGAACGTGATGCTGGTTTGCGGACAGTGCGGACCAGTTCGCGTCGGACACGAGACCCGCGGTGAGCACAACGTGCGCACTTGCAAGAAGTGCGGCACGACCCTCGACAAAGAGAAATAGTTCGCGCCGGGCCTGGCCCGTCGCAATTGACGACCCTACGAACCCGTAAGTCATCGACGAACCGGAAACCGTAGGA
The window above is part of the Clostridia bacterium genome. Proteins encoded here:
- the rplX gene encoding 50S ribosomal protein L24 yields the protein MHSRVDIRRNDTVKVIAGRDKGKEGRVLRVFPAKNKVLVEHVMIVKKNVRPNPQKQIKGGIAEQESPVSISNVMLVCGQCGPVRVGHETRGEHNVRTCKKCGTTLDKEK
- the rpsQ gene encoding 30S ribosomal protein S17, producing the protein MPETTKTETGSGRKSLIGKVVSAKMAKTIVVEVTRQRAHPLYRRVVSRSKKFYAHDENNTAHVGDFVKIEETRPLSRLKRWRLKEIVKKTALVGEAKTEAPEQAS
- the rplN gene encoding 50S ribosomal protein L14; protein product: MAVMMRSILEVADNSGARRLQMILPLGGSTGLSAGLGDVITAAVKEASPDGTAKKGTVVKCVIVRTRKEHRRKDGTYIRFDQNAAVLINDAGEPVGTRVFGPVARELREKRFLKIVSLAPEVL